One stretch of Pseudoalteromonas shioyasakiensis DNA includes these proteins:
- a CDS encoding DUF2796 domain-containing protein: MKAAKLVVICLMVGCIFSAQGHQHHHHSHGEGVLFVVHDQGKWQVKLILPAGDIFGFEHQPETAEQKQIIKQTLAQLANSEQLVTFNGECKLIHANFENPFEHHSHHSHQDLEVEYSFSCDKPVSKVTVTLFAWAEAISVIEAQWITEQAQGIAELTATKPYIEWPL, from the coding sequence ATGAAAGCAGCAAAATTGGTAGTGATATGCTTGATGGTTGGATGTATTTTTTCAGCTCAAGGGCATCAACACCATCATCATTCACATGGTGAGGGAGTGCTTTTTGTGGTTCATGACCAAGGTAAGTGGCAAGTTAAGTTAATTTTGCCGGCTGGAGATATTTTTGGCTTTGAGCATCAGCCTGAAACCGCTGAGCAAAAGCAAATTATCAAACAAACATTAGCCCAGTTAGCAAATTCAGAGCAGTTAGTGACATTTAACGGCGAATGTAAGCTTATTCATGCAAATTTTGAAAACCCATTTGAGCATCACTCTCATCATTCACATCAAGACCTTGAAGTTGAATACTCGTTTAGTTGTGATAAACCGGTCTCTAAAGTCACTGTTACTTTGTTTGCATGGGCTGAAGCGATATCTGTTATAGAAGCGCAGTGGATTACAGAGCAAGCGCAAGGGATAGCCGAGCTTACAGCAACAAAACCTTATATTGAGTGGCCGCTATGA
- a CDS encoding DEAD/DEAH box helicase, which translates to MTSTANSSNFNELGLIPELLARLADLEYTQPTPIQAKAIPSILAGSDLIAGANTGSGKTATFALPMLQKCFLDKGLKKAQGKGNFVSGLILVPTRELAVQVADSVKSYSANFNGAIKTVAVFGGVSVNAQMQALRGGADIIVATPGRLLDLISSNAIKLDNVNTLVLDEADRMLSLGFTEELAELLALMPAKKQTMLFSATFPDQVKLLTQKLLNDPVEIQVQSKQESTLVQRVFTVNKGEKTTVLAHLIKNHKWRQVLIFVNAKKDCGHLASKLEKRGINAQVFHGDKGQSERTRVIEKFKNGEIEVLIATDIAARGLDIAKLPVVINFNLPRSPADYMHRIGRSGRAGEIGLALSLIDYEDFHHFKIIEKKNKFRLEREEVPGFTVNQANLDAAQALKNDKPVAKPAGTGKKKNKANQEDDVWSGWKKH; encoded by the coding sequence ATGACCTCAACCGCAAACTCTAGCAATTTCAACGAACTTGGCCTTATTCCAGAGCTACTTGCTCGATTGGCTGATCTTGAATATACCCAGCCTACACCTATTCAGGCAAAAGCAATTCCAAGCATTTTAGCGGGTAGTGACTTAATTGCAGGAGCAAATACAGGTTCAGGTAAAACAGCGACATTTGCTCTGCCTATGTTGCAAAAGTGCTTTTTAGATAAGGGACTTAAAAAAGCACAAGGCAAAGGTAACTTTGTATCAGGGCTTATTTTAGTGCCAACCCGAGAACTCGCGGTGCAAGTGGCCGATAGCGTTAAATCGTACTCTGCAAATTTTAATGGTGCGATTAAAACTGTCGCGGTATTCGGTGGTGTGTCGGTGAATGCGCAAATGCAAGCATTGCGAGGCGGTGCCGATATTATTGTGGCAACCCCAGGGCGTTTACTTGATTTGATTTCAAGCAATGCTATTAAGCTTGATAACGTAAACACCTTAGTGCTTGATGAAGCAGATCGCATGTTGAGTCTTGGTTTTACCGAAGAACTTGCTGAGCTATTAGCACTTATGCCCGCTAAAAAACAAACAATGCTGTTTTCAGCGACGTTCCCAGATCAAGTTAAGCTATTAACCCAAAAGCTGTTAAATGACCCTGTAGAAATACAAGTTCAAAGCAAACAGGAGAGCACTCTAGTACAGCGTGTATTTACCGTAAATAAAGGTGAGAAGACCACTGTTTTAGCGCACTTAATAAAAAACCATAAATGGCGCCAAGTGTTGATTTTTGTGAATGCAAAGAAAGATTGTGGGCACTTGGCGAGTAAGCTTGAAAAGCGTGGTATTAATGCGCAGGTATTTCATGGTGATAAGGGCCAAAGTGAACGTACTCGCGTAATCGAAAAGTTTAAAAATGGCGAAATTGAGGTGCTAATTGCCACTGATATTGCTGCTCGTGGTTTAGATATTGCTAAATTGCCTGTAGTGATTAATTTCAATTTACCCCGTAGCCCTGCCGATTACATGCACCGTATTGGCCGAAGTGGTCGCGCCGGTGAAATTGGGTTAGCGTTATCACTGATTGATTACGAAGACTTTCATCATTTTAAAATTATCGAAAAGAAAAATAAATTTCGTTTAGAGCGCGAAGAAGTCCCTGGTTTTACCGTAAATCAAGCAAACCTCGATGCCGCACAAGCACTTAAAAACGACAAGCCCGTAGCGAAACCTGCGGGAACAGGTAAGAAAAAAAACAAAGCCAACCAAGAAGACGATGTTTGGAGTGGCTGGAAGAAACATTAA
- a CDS encoding TonB family protein, with translation MYKSLLALTLTCASISSFANPDLSRKFPFVDIQAQVLDTTTDKPSWQRLPPMSHVQYPTGLLNRQGSGCAIVNFQVTPQGDVKNLNIENSAPKRFSKDVRKAARQIVRDWHWPERKGEQVIELTMRFDYCLTHDFDKKSEAVAMCVEHSEQACE, from the coding sequence ATGTATAAATCACTTTTAGCATTAACGCTTACATGCGCATCAATCAGCTCATTCGCAAACCCTGACTTATCACGTAAATTTCCATTTGTTGATATTCAAGCACAGGTACTCGATACCACTACGGATAAGCCTAGCTGGCAACGACTCCCACCAATGTCTCATGTACAATACCCGACAGGGCTGTTGAATCGACAAGGCAGTGGCTGCGCAATTGTCAACTTTCAGGTAACACCACAAGGCGATGTGAAAAATCTAAATATAGAAAATTCAGCACCTAAGCGCTTTAGTAAAGATGTTAGAAAGGCAGCAAGACAAATAGTGAGAGACTGGCATTGGCCAGAGCGTAAGGGCGAACAAGTGATTGAGTTAACCATGCGTTTTGACTACTGCTTAACACACGACTTCGACAAAAAGAGTGAAGCCGTTGCCATGTGCGTCGAACATTCAGAACAAGCCTGCGAGTAA
- a CDS encoding transcriptional repressor, translating to MNKQRLTSTLNKAKQVCLEHGRKFTIQRKQILQILLTTDVPLSAYELASCYKLRTSSSVSVMSVYRILSFLESVNLVRRLNSANKYIAYGTDSEVFKREISLFLICRHCQKVETLAVSQSDVAKLFPHFDDAGFTSQTKQFEMMGVCNECQAKIA from the coding sequence ATGAATAAACAGCGATTAACCAGCACACTTAATAAAGCAAAGCAGGTTTGCCTTGAACATGGCCGAAAATTCACCATTCAGCGCAAGCAAATACTGCAAATATTACTAACCACAGACGTACCGCTATCGGCCTACGAGTTGGCCAGTTGTTATAAGCTGCGCACAAGCTCGAGTGTATCTGTCATGTCTGTTTATCGAATCTTGAGCTTTTTAGAATCGGTAAACCTTGTTCGCAGGCTTAATAGTGCTAACAAATATATCGCTTACGGTACCGACAGTGAGGTTTTTAAGCGTGAGATTTCTTTGTTTTTGATTTGCCGTCATTGCCAAAAAGTAGAGACTTTAGCGGTTTCACAGAGTGATGTTGCAAAGCTTTTCCCTCATTTTGATGATGCAGGTTTTACCTCACAAACAAAGCAATTTGAAATGATGGGTGTATGCAATGAGTGCCAAGCAAAAATTGCTTGA
- a CDS encoding PD40 domain-containing protein: protein MKKLTTLALAMAATLAPWASAYETKDTRLLRFPDIHNQNVTFVYGGDIYIANTQTGESKRLTDHIGFETFPKFSPDGKRIAFAAEYNGSRQIYVINSDGSGLKQLTYYNDVSPMPPRGGFDYRVLDWTPDGKNVVFRANRTPWGKRMGRPYMVPADGGLEQPLAIPETGGGMLSPDGSKYVYTPIDREFRTWKRTRGGRAQDVWVYDLKSNTSEQLTSNRATDQQPTWVGDNIYFVSDRDYTLNLYQYQKGAEPKKLTNHKDFDVLWPSAGPNAVVYENGGYLYRFDPQTQKSTKLSINIAGVRQYAMPYTKNVSDFIDSMSISHDGKRALFTARGELFSVPVKQGPTRNLSYTAKGREIDASWSPNGRYIAYMSDESGEYEIYLKDRSKNNATKQLTSNGTIWRFTPIWSPDSSKLLFADKNHTLWWIDAKSGKQHKIDTSIYDEEGIRQYTWSPNSEDIVFVKNNENRYASLWHYNIDKKKVTRLTDEMTNEQNPTFSPDGQYLYFSSERDFNLAFSSYEFDYMFNRATRIYAAAVNDSIKPLIALQSDETAIVSDKQKNEDKKAKNTLQSSDFMQRVTALNAPAGDYRSLTAVKDGVLTLANGGLQLIGTAHDSELETVAKGVSSYTISSNGEHLLVHAGNDYSLIEPKAKQDLAANKLDLSKMTLKIEPQIEWQQMYVEGWRTLRDWFYDENHHGQDWDAILAKYQPMADAISHRSDLDYILSEIAGEINSGHIYVQSGDMPKAERKKHGLLGAKLASDPSGYVKIEQIFQGENWHEDFRSPLGTTGVKAHNGDYIIAVNGRSVKDVANFYELLENTQGEQVELVLNSKPRSKGAWQVTVKPVASEQGLRYLDWVNSRAAYVDKLSNGRIGYVHLPNTAYEGNRAMFKNYMPQTTKDAMIIDDRYNGGGFIPEHMITWLARKPLNYWKRRGVEPTKTPQFAHDGPKAMLINGYSSSGGDAIPYYFRQAGLGKLIGTRTWGGLIGISGNPSLVDGGQVIAATFRILDNDGNWIIENEGVTPDIKVVDRPELIYQGKDPSIERAVEELLKELKDNPKKPLTVPPAPTDF, encoded by the coding sequence ATGAAAAAACTAACAACGTTGGCACTGGCCATGGCTGCGACACTGGCACCTTGGGCATCAGCTTACGAAACTAAAGACACGCGCTTACTGCGTTTTCCAGATATTCATAATCAAAATGTTACCTTTGTTTACGGTGGCGATATTTACATTGCTAATACGCAAACAGGCGAGAGCAAACGCTTAACTGACCATATTGGCTTTGAAACCTTCCCTAAGTTTTCACCTGACGGTAAACGCATTGCCTTTGCGGCTGAGTACAATGGCAGCCGCCAAATTTATGTCATTAACAGCGATGGCTCAGGCTTAAAACAACTGACTTACTACAACGATGTTAGCCCAATGCCACCACGCGGCGGTTTTGATTATCGTGTTCTCGATTGGACACCAGATGGCAAAAATGTGGTATTTCGTGCTAATCGCACACCGTGGGGTAAGCGTATGGGTCGTCCATACATGGTGCCTGCTGACGGTGGCCTTGAACAGCCTCTAGCTATTCCAGAAACGGGCGGCGGTATGCTTTCGCCAGATGGGAGTAAATATGTTTACACGCCAATTGACCGTGAATTTCGTACTTGGAAGCGCACCCGTGGCGGTCGTGCACAAGATGTCTGGGTTTACGATTTAAAAAGCAATACCTCAGAGCAGCTAACCAGTAACCGCGCTACCGATCAGCAACCAACCTGGGTTGGCGATAACATTTACTTTGTATCTGATCGTGATTACACCCTTAACCTATATCAATACCAAAAAGGCGCTGAGCCGAAAAAACTAACCAACCATAAAGACTTTGACGTACTGTGGCCATCAGCTGGCCCTAATGCTGTTGTTTATGAAAATGGTGGCTACCTTTATCGCTTTGACCCACAAACTCAAAAAAGCACTAAGCTGAGCATTAACATTGCTGGTGTGCGTCAATATGCCATGCCGTACACAAAAAATGTCAGCGACTTTATCGACTCAATGTCGATTTCTCATGACGGTAAACGTGCGCTCTTTACTGCCCGCGGTGAGCTATTTAGCGTACCAGTTAAACAGGGCCCAACGCGTAACTTATCTTACACAGCAAAAGGCCGCGAAATTGACGCAAGTTGGTCGCCAAATGGTCGTTATATTGCTTATATGAGCGATGAAAGTGGCGAATACGAAATTTACTTAAAAGATCGCAGTAAAAATAATGCCACCAAGCAGCTAACCAGCAATGGAACTATTTGGCGCTTTACGCCAATTTGGTCACCAGATAGCTCAAAGCTGTTATTTGCAGATAAGAACCACACACTCTGGTGGATAGACGCAAAATCGGGTAAACAACACAAAATTGATACCAGCATCTACGATGAAGAAGGCATTCGCCAATATACTTGGTCGCCAAATAGCGAAGACATTGTGTTTGTGAAAAACAATGAAAACCGCTATGCCTCACTGTGGCACTACAATATTGATAAAAAGAAAGTGACTCGCTTAACGGATGAAATGACCAATGAGCAAAACCCAACTTTCTCTCCTGATGGCCAATACCTCTACTTTAGCTCAGAGCGCGACTTTAACTTAGCCTTCAGCAGCTATGAGTTTGACTACATGTTTAATCGTGCAACGCGTATTTATGCCGCTGCCGTAAATGACAGTATCAAACCGCTTATCGCGCTACAAAGTGACGAAACAGCGATCGTCAGCGATAAACAAAAAAATGAAGACAAGAAAGCGAAAAATACCCTGCAAAGCAGCGACTTTATGCAACGTGTAACCGCTTTAAATGCACCAGCAGGGGATTATCGCAGTTTAACGGCAGTCAAAGATGGCGTGCTAACACTGGCTAATGGCGGCCTACAATTAATAGGCACAGCTCACGACAGCGAGCTTGAAACTGTGGCTAAAGGGGTAAGCAGCTACACTATTTCAAGCAACGGTGAACACCTGCTTGTGCATGCGGGTAACGATTACAGCTTAATTGAGCCAAAAGCAAAACAAGACCTAGCAGCGAATAAGCTAGATCTTAGTAAGATGACCTTAAAAATTGAGCCACAGATTGAATGGCAACAAATGTATGTTGAAGGCTGGCGTACATTGCGTGATTGGTTCTACGATGAAAACCATCACGGCCAAGATTGGGACGCAATTTTAGCTAAGTATCAACCTATGGCTGATGCTATCTCACATCGTAGTGACCTAGATTACATTCTCAGTGAAATCGCAGGTGAAATTAACTCAGGCCACATTTATGTGCAGTCGGGTGATATGCCAAAAGCAGAGCGTAAAAAGCACGGCTTATTGGGTGCAAAACTTGCCAGCGATCCATCTGGATACGTAAAAATTGAGCAAATTTTCCAAGGTGAAAACTGGCATGAAGACTTCCGCTCACCACTTGGTACAACAGGGGTAAAAGCACATAACGGCGACTACATCATTGCCGTAAATGGCCGCTCAGTAAAAGACGTAGCTAACTTCTACGAATTACTAGAGAACACGCAAGGTGAGCAAGTTGAGCTAGTCCTTAACAGTAAACCGCGCAGCAAAGGTGCATGGCAAGTTACCGTTAAGCCTGTAGCTAGCGAGCAAGGCTTGCGCTATTTAGACTGGGTTAACTCTCGTGCAGCCTACGTTGATAAGCTATCAAATGGTCGTATTGGATATGTTCACTTACCAAATACAGCCTACGAAGGTAACCGCGCCATGTTTAAAAACTACATGCCGCAAACCACCAAAGACGCCATGATTATTGATGACCGATACAATGGCGGCGGCTTTATTCCTGAACACATGATCACTTGGCTTGCCCGTAAACCGCTTAACTATTGGAAACGCCGCGGCGTTGAGCCAACTAAAACCCCACAATTTGCTCATGATGGTCCAAAAGCCATGCTGATCAATGGTTACTCAAGTTCTGGCGGTGATGCTATTCCTTACTACTTCCGTCAAGCTGGGTTAGGTAAGCTCATTGGTACCCGTACTTGGGGTGGTTTAATTGGTATTTCGGGTAACCCAAGTCTTGTCGACGGCGGCCAAGTTATCGCGGCAACATTCCGCATTTTAGATAACGATGGCAACTGGATCATCGAAAACGAAGGTGTCACCCCTGATATCAAGGTAGTTGACCGCCCAGAGCTAATCTACCAAGGTAAAGATCCATCGATTGAACGTGCCGTAGAAGAGCTTTTAAAAGAGCTAAAAGACAATCCGAAAAAGCCTCTCACCGTGCCACCAGCACCGACTGACTTTTAA
- a CDS encoding MerC domain-containing protein has translation MDKFAIGLSAMCAIHCLAVPVLLVLLPSAAALGLGNEQFHFWMLVAVLPSSLLALFLGCKKHKRYRLLMLGGAGLVLLSAAVLLGENIIGEAGEKILTLLGSLFVVIGHWFNFRLCGKKRGNECLSS, from the coding sequence ATGGACAAATTTGCCATAGGGTTATCAGCTATGTGTGCTATTCACTGCTTAGCTGTGCCTGTGTTATTGGTTTTATTACCAAGTGCTGCAGCATTGGGTTTAGGTAACGAACAGTTTCATTTTTGGATGTTGGTTGCGGTACTGCCAAGTAGCTTATTAGCACTGTTTTTAGGCTGTAAAAAACATAAGCGTTACCGATTATTGATGCTAGGCGGTGCAGGGCTGGTGTTGTTGTCTGCGGCAGTGCTGCTTGGCGAAAATATTATTGGTGAGGCGGGAGAAAAAATACTTACTTTATTGGGCTCGCTATTTGTCGTCATTGGGCATTGGTTTAACTTTCGCTTGTGCGGAAAAAAACGAGGGAATGAGTGCCTTAGTTCGTAG
- a CDS encoding 5-methyltetrahydrofolate--homocysteine methyltransferase — protein sequence MTHLFRLKLLALAISSTLITACGDAETNIVEKDPIEVPDDSGDGHDHDHDDGYAIDSMGRLAVLAANSNEANIFDLDDDSLLETFSLIHDSSSLNVSPNYRYAVIANRSQDYLGFIDSGLWRENHGDHLHDYKQGPAFSNYELTTGSRPTHIVKHDGQMAVFYDGNADTGTVASVEVLTDNDIANETTTLTGIQYEINMHGVAEPRGEHLIATLRRADSESTSNAKILPDQIGVFHLHDGEYELEQTIEVTCPDLHGAAQNHDYVAFGCGDGVLVTHQHDDEYHAEKIANIEAVGDLRIGTLYGHESSNSFIGVASGHGGGAAVFVSINPSEAEMEALEWQLDEGASAVSYSFSGSGEHFLVLDSLGFLNVLAAHEHDGHMHWELAGKVDITEEDITTMPEGMNFSMTVSQNSEFAYVADPIAQHVLKVHIEDLEIEGDLELTFAPSAITWLGIAEESDDHDH from the coding sequence ATGACACACTTATTTAGATTAAAACTATTGGCACTGGCAATTAGTAGCACCCTGATCACCGCATGTGGTGACGCAGAAACAAATATTGTTGAGAAAGACCCTATCGAGGTTCCTGACGACAGTGGTGATGGCCATGATCACGATCATGATGACGGTTATGCCATTGACTCAATGGGTCGTTTAGCGGTTTTAGCAGCAAATAGCAACGAAGCGAATATCTTTGATTTAGATGACGACTCATTACTAGAAACGTTTTCGCTTATCCATGATTCAAGCTCACTAAATGTTTCACCAAACTACCGTTATGCAGTTATTGCTAACCGCAGCCAAGATTACTTAGGCTTTATTGATAGCGGTTTATGGCGCGAAAATCATGGCGACCATTTACATGACTATAAACAAGGCCCAGCATTTAGTAACTATGAGCTAACAACCGGCAGCCGCCCTACTCACATCGTTAAACATGATGGCCAAATGGCCGTGTTTTACGATGGTAATGCCGATACAGGTACCGTTGCCTCAGTAGAAGTATTAACCGATAACGACATTGCAAACGAAACAACAACACTTACGGGTATTCAGTACGAAATCAATATGCATGGTGTTGCAGAACCTCGAGGTGAGCACCTAATTGCAACCTTGCGACGCGCTGATAGCGAAAGCACTTCTAATGCGAAAATCCTGCCGGATCAAATTGGTGTTTTCCATCTACATGATGGTGAATATGAGCTTGAACAAACAATTGAAGTTACCTGCCCTGATTTACACGGTGCAGCGCAAAACCATGATTATGTAGCATTTGGTTGTGGCGACGGTGTTCTGGTAACACACCAGCATGACGATGAATACCATGCAGAAAAAATCGCAAATATTGAAGCGGTTGGCGATTTAAGAATCGGTACTTTATATGGTCATGAATCAAGCAACAGCTTTATTGGTGTTGCATCTGGTCATGGTGGCGGAGCCGCAGTTTTTGTGAGCATCAATCCGAGCGAAGCTGAAATGGAAGCCCTAGAGTGGCAACTTGATGAAGGCGCAAGCGCTGTTTCTTACTCATTCTCAGGAAGCGGTGAGCACTTTTTGGTTCTTGATAGCTTAGGCTTTTTAAACGTGCTTGCAGCCCATGAGCACGACGGCCACATGCACTGGGAGCTTGCAGGTAAAGTAGATATTACTGAAGAAGACATAACAACGATGCCAGAAGGCATGAACTTTAGCATGACTGTATCACAAAATAGCGAGTTTGCTTACGTTGCTGACCCGATTGCTCAGCACGTACTAAAAGTACATATCGAAGACCTTGAAATTGAAGGTGATCTTGAATTGACCTTTGCACCAAGCGCCATCACTTGGTTAGGTATCGCAGAAGAAAGTGATGATCACGACCACTAA
- a CDS encoding TonB-dependent receptor — MNNISRVAVVIAALLPASVLAQSIKGVVLNNQGKAVANATVDLEGSDQKVTTNDKGEFEISGLNNGLKELHISAPGYAHLHRDITLANDQDHTTTFNLKRSPIEVIDIEATPIHMSAMESASPVSVLSGEQLRRQQASTLGDSLEKLPGVNTNFHAKVASTPVIRGLSGPRVLITQNGLDVSDVSRVGPDHSVASEASTAQQIEVLRGPATLFYGSGAIGGVVNVVDSRVPTDSTTRGEWNLEHNSVDEQKIASFNATTGTESFAFYADAFWRESDDYEVPVAADIDDTERSSKYVVENSNEDSDGFTVGTSYLFEQGYVGVAVEQFNRQYGIPGHTHGEEEHEEHDHEEVHSEEEAVFADLEQTKIQLLGEYNIDSEWLSKINLRAGHTDYEHAEIEHGAVGTIFKNETNELRVDILHSQFDEWNGGVSFHYKKSDVEAQGSEAFTPPSVTESIAFAIMEEKHFGDFLVQLGGRVERVTIDANNVLLPEIDAHAHDEEGDEHDHDHEHEHEESNYTRVFDVAQEFTPVSLSTGVVWDFTPGYNLGLSVSRSERAPSASELLSFGPHIGTATYEVGALFDTHDGHFELSQEAIDLETANNIDLTFRKTEGDVGFIFNAFYNQVDNYYYQINTGFYAESGHDHDHGDEHNLEDEHDHSSELPVYLFKTDDVVLHGFEAQVAWQLTDELKVDLFSDYVRARLKDGGDLPRTPPLRFGTEFSYQTENLTANIHVTRYQEQDRIAHEETTTDGYTLVDASISYDLSVLNQDLSLYLKGTNLTDTEARVHSSFLKNIAPRPGRSFALGVRGYF; from the coding sequence ATGAATAACATCTCAAGAGTCGCTGTCGTCATAGCAGCATTATTACCAGCCAGTGTCTTGGCGCAATCAATCAAAGGCGTTGTTTTAAATAACCAAGGTAAAGCAGTTGCTAATGCAACAGTTGACCTTGAAGGCTCAGATCAAAAAGTAACAACTAATGACAAAGGTGAGTTTGAAATCAGCGGCTTAAATAACGGCTTAAAAGAGCTGCATATTTCAGCCCCAGGTTACGCTCACTTGCACCGAGATATCACACTTGCCAATGACCAAGACCACACTACAACTTTTAATCTAAAACGTTCACCCATTGAAGTTATTGATATTGAAGCAACACCGATTCATATGTCGGCAATGGAATCTGCTTCACCAGTTAGTGTGTTATCTGGCGAGCAATTAAGACGCCAACAAGCATCAACGCTTGGTGATAGCCTTGAAAAACTACCCGGCGTTAACACAAACTTCCATGCCAAGGTTGCCAGTACCCCTGTGATCCGTGGTTTAAGCGGACCACGTGTTTTAATAACGCAAAATGGCCTAGATGTGAGTGATGTGTCACGTGTTGGTCCTGATCACTCAGTTGCATCTGAAGCATCAACGGCGCAGCAAATTGAAGTTTTACGTGGCCCAGCAACTCTTTTTTATGGCAGCGGCGCAATTGGTGGTGTCGTCAACGTGGTTGATAGCAGAGTGCCAACTGACAGCACTACACGTGGCGAGTGGAACCTAGAACATAACTCTGTAGATGAGCAAAAAATTGCTTCGTTTAATGCTACTACAGGAACAGAGTCGTTTGCCTTTTATGCTGATGCATTCTGGCGTGAATCAGACGATTACGAAGTACCTGTAGCTGCCGATATTGACGACACCGAGCGCAGCTCAAAGTACGTAGTAGAAAACAGTAATGAAGACTCAGATGGCTTTACTGTAGGCACTAGCTACTTATTTGAGCAAGGTTACGTTGGCGTTGCGGTTGAGCAGTTTAACCGCCAATACGGTATTCCTGGCCATACACATGGTGAAGAAGAGCATGAAGAACATGACCACGAAGAGGTGCACAGCGAAGAAGAAGCCGTTTTTGCAGACCTCGAGCAAACCAAAATCCAGCTACTTGGTGAATACAATATCGACAGTGAATGGCTAAGCAAAATTAACTTACGTGCTGGCCACACAGACTACGAACACGCTGAAATCGAACACGGTGCAGTAGGCACAATCTTCAAAAACGAAACCAATGAGCTTCGCGTTGACATTCTGCATAGCCAATTTGATGAGTGGAATGGTGGCGTTAGCTTTCATTACAAAAAAAGTGATGTTGAAGCACAAGGCTCTGAAGCCTTCACCCCCCCTTCTGTTACTGAAAGTATTGCCTTTGCAATTATGGAAGAAAAGCATTTTGGTGATTTTTTAGTGCAATTAGGTGGCCGTGTTGAGCGAGTCACTATTGATGCTAACAATGTGCTGTTACCAGAAATTGACGCCCATGCTCATGATGAAGAAGGCGATGAGCACGACCATGACCACGAACATGAACACGAAGAATCAAACTACACACGTGTATTTGATGTTGCCCAAGAGTTCACACCGGTGAGTTTATCAACAGGGGTGGTATGGGATTTTACTCCGGGTTATAACCTTGGTTTATCGGTATCGCGTTCTGAGCGAGCTCCGTCTGCTTCTGAGCTGTTATCTTTCGGCCCACACATAGGCACAGCAACCTATGAAGTCGGTGCGCTTTTCGATACTCATGACGGTCATTTTGAGCTTTCACAAGAAGCTATTGATTTAGAAACTGCAAATAATATCGACCTTACATTTCGTAAAACCGAGGGTGATGTTGGTTTTATCTTCAATGCATTTTACAACCAAGTAGATAACTATTATTACCAGATCAACACAGGTTTTTACGCTGAAAGCGGTCATGACCACGACCATGGTGACGAACATAACCTCGAAGATGAGCACGATCATTCATCTGAACTACCCGTTTATTTATTTAAAACAGACGATGTTGTTTTACATGGTTTTGAAGCGCAAGTTGCTTGGCAGCTAACCGACGAATTAAAAGTCGATTTATTCTCAGATTATGTACGTGCTCGCCTAAAAGACGGTGGAGATTTACCGCGTACTCCACCACTGCGTTTTGGTACCGAGTTTAGCTATCAAACAGAGAATCTAACGGCAAATATTCACGTTACACGCTACCAAGAACAAGACCGCATAGCGCATGAAGAAACCACAACTGACGGCTACACCCTCGTTGATGCCAGCATCTCTTATGACTTATCGGTACTGAACCAAGACCTATCGCTGTATTTAAAAGGCACAAACTTAACGGACACAGAAGCTCGCGTTCATAGCTCATTCTTAAAAAATATTGCACCACGTCCTGGGCGCAGTTTTGCGCTTGGTGTTCGCGGCTACTTCTAA
- a CDS encoding DUF3297 family protein, which yields MTDTQKPELPNQLSINPRSKFYVEEVFEHEIGVKLNGKERFDVEEYNISEGWIKVASPKALDRRGQPLLLKVKGSVEVFYK from the coding sequence ATGACTGATACACAAAAACCAGAATTACCAAACCAACTTTCTATCAACCCACGTAGTAAATTTTATGTGGAAGAAGTTTTCGAACATGAAATTGGTGTAAAACTTAACGGCAAAGAGCGTTTTGACGTTGAAGAATATAATATCAGCGAAGGCTGGATCAAAGTCGCTTCTCCAAAAGCGCTTGATCGCCGTGGCCAACCTTTACTATTAAAAGTAAAAGGGTCTGTAGAAGTCTTCTACAAGTAA